One window of Staphylococcus chromogenes genomic DNA carries:
- a CDS encoding DNA polymerase III subunit delta' C-terminal domain-containing protein has translation MKEIDQLLKAYENQKLSHAYLFEGDDLEAMSSTAFTFATHILCQTNSQCATKVKEMNHPDFHYVKTDETTIKKERIEQLVHHMNQLPIESDYKVYVIQDFERLTVQGENSILKFLEEPPTNTVAILISSKPEQILDTIHSRCQHVYFKPMPRETFVTRLSEKEDITKPVAELLSTYTTQFEEAQQLNEEADLVTLRKTILQWCDRLLKQREMALIGIVDLLKQAKNRRLQLLTLAAVNAFFQDMMYAKSGLIERITFSELQSYYEMRAQQLSYPHLTYIIEQITEAHKKLNQNVNPTLVFEQIAIKVKG, from the coding sequence ATGAAGGAGATTGATCAATTACTTAAAGCCTACGAAAATCAAAAACTTTCGCACGCCTATTTATTTGAAGGGGATGATCTAGAGGCGATGTCCTCAACTGCTTTTACGTTTGCGACCCATATTTTATGTCAGACGAATAGCCAATGTGCTACTAAAGTTAAAGAGATGAATCATCCTGATTTTCATTATGTTAAAACGGATGAAACGACGATAAAAAAAGAGCGCATTGAACAACTCGTACATCACATGAATCAATTACCGATTGAAAGTGATTATAAAGTCTATGTGATTCAAGATTTTGAGCGGTTGACCGTGCAAGGGGAAAATAGCATATTAAAATTTTTAGAAGAACCACCAACGAATACAGTAGCTATTTTAATTTCTTCTAAGCCTGAACAAATTTTAGATACGATACATTCTCGCTGTCAACATGTCTATTTTAAACCGATGCCGAGAGAGACGTTTGTCACGCGACTCTCTGAAAAAGAAGACATCACTAAACCGGTGGCAGAATTACTGAGTACCTATACCACCCAATTTGAAGAAGCGCAACAACTGAATGAGGAAGCGGATTTAGTGACATTGCGAAAAACTATTTTACAATGGTGTGATCGGTTACTTAAGCAACGTGAAATGGCCTTAATTGGGATTGTAGATTTATTAAAACAAGCAAAAAACCGACGACTGCAATTGTTAACGTTGGCAGCCGTTAATGCTTTTTTCCAAGATATGATGTATGCCAAATCAGGTTTAATAGAACGTATTACGTTTTCAGAGCTTCAATCGTATTATGAAATGCGTGCACAACAATTAAGCTATCCGCATTTAACGTATATTATTGAACAAATTACAGAAGCACATAAAAAGCTCAATCAAAATGTGAATCCAACGCTGGTATTTGAGCAAATTGCAATTAAAGTAAAGGGGTGA